One window of Desulfallas thermosapovorans DSM 6562 genomic DNA carries:
- the hisF gene encoding imidazole glycerol phosphate synthase subunit HisF: MLMKRIIPCLDVTGGRVVKGTNFVNLRDAGDPVELAAFYDREGADELVFLDITASAEERKTVLDIVYRTAAEVFIPFTVGGGISTLEDIRTMLSAGADKVSVNTAAVKNPRLINEASARFGSQCIVVAIDARSVGHNKWEVYIHGGRTPTGIDAVSWAVQMEERGAGEILLTSMDRDGTKDGYDIALTKAVARAVRIPVIASGGVGNLDHILDGLTGGEADAALAASIFHFGNYTIAEAKRYLAEHNVPVRI; the protein is encoded by the coding sequence ATGTTGATGAAAAGAATAATCCCCTGTCTTGATGTCACCGGCGGGCGTGTGGTTAAAGGTACCAACTTTGTTAACTTGCGGGATGCGGGAGATCCGGTGGAGTTGGCCGCGTTTTATGACCGTGAAGGGGCGGACGAGCTGGTTTTTTTGGATATCACTGCTTCCGCCGAGGAACGTAAAACCGTGCTGGATATTGTTTACCGCACGGCAGCCGAGGTTTTTATACCCTTTACAGTGGGCGGCGGAATCAGCACGCTGGAGGACATCAGGACCATGCTTTCCGCCGGCGCGGACAAGGTATCCGTAAATACGGCTGCTGTAAAAAATCCACGGCTGATTAACGAGGCCTCGGCCCGGTTCGGCAGCCAGTGTATTGTGGTAGCCATAGACGCGCGCAGTGTGGGTCACAATAAGTGGGAAGTTTATATCCATGGTGGCCGGACACCCACCGGTATCGATGCTGTGTCCTGGGCGGTGCAAATGGAGGAAAGAGGGGCTGGTGAAATATTATTAACCAGCATGGACCGGGACGGCACCAAAGATGGTTATGATATAGCCCTGACCAAGGCCGTTGCCCGGGCGGTCAGGATACCGGTTATTGCCTCGGGTGGGGTTGGCAATCTTGACCATATCCTGGACGGGCTGACCGGGGGTGAGGCTGATGCCGCCCTGGCCGCGTCGATTTTTCACTTCGGCAATTATACAATAGCAGAAGCAAAGCGGTATTTGGCGGAGCATAATGTGCCCGTGCGCATTTAA
- the hisA gene encoding 1-(5-phosphoribosyl)-5-[(5-phosphoribosylamino)methylideneamino]imidazole-4-carboxamide isomerase, producing MLIIPAIDLRAGKCVRLVEGKLDRETIYSNDPAAVARVWQGSGARMLHVVDLDGAFAGSPRNLETIQEILKAVTIPVQVGGGIRDLATVERLLQMGVARVILGTVAIQNPALVAEACKRFGSEHIVVGIDARDGKVAIEGWGLTAEKDALELADEISRMGITRVVFTDISRDGTLKGPNTEAIRNLAMSSKLKVIASGGVSTIQDIVALHELAPLGVEGVIVGKALYAGTVSIDEALALER from the coding sequence ATGTTAATTATCCCGGCTATAGACCTGCGGGCTGGGAAGTGTGTACGCCTGGTGGAGGGTAAACTGGACCGCGAGACCATCTATTCCAATGATCCGGCCGCAGTGGCCAGGGTATGGCAGGGCAGCGGCGCCCGTATGCTACACGTGGTGGATTTGGATGGTGCCTTTGCCGGCTCACCCAGGAACCTGGAAACTATTCAAGAAATTCTTAAAGCGGTAACCATACCTGTACAAGTAGGAGGCGGAATTCGTGACCTGGCCACTGTGGAACGCCTGCTGCAAATGGGCGTAGCCCGGGTAATTTTGGGTACGGTGGCTATCCAAAACCCGGCGCTGGTGGCTGAAGCCTGTAAACGCTTTGGCAGTGAACATATTGTAGTGGGTATTGATGCCCGTGATGGCAAGGTGGCCATTGAAGGCTGGGGACTTACTGCGGAAAAGGACGCGCTGGAATTGGCTGATGAAATCAGCCGGATGGGGATCACCAGGGTGGTGTTTACCGATATTTCCCGGGACGGCACTTTAAAGGGGCCGAATACGGAAGCTATTAGAAACCTGGCTATGTCCAGTAAATTGAAGGTAATTGCATCAGGTGGCGTGTCCACTATCCAGGACATTGTTGCCCTGCATGAACTGGCTCCCCTGGGGGTGGAAGGAGTTATCGTAGGTAAAGCGCTGTATGCTGGTACGGTAAGCATTGACGAAGCCTTGGCTTTAGAGAGGTAA
- the hisH gene encoding imidazole glycerol phosphate synthase subunit HisH, with the protein MIAIIDYGMGNLRSVAKGFEKTGVYVEVTADPQVLKNASGVVLPGVGAFSDAMRNLKSHGLVEAIYDIINAGKPFLGICLGLQLLFESSEEWGTTAGLGVFPGRVRRLPPGLKIPHMGWNTLFFKKPCPLFKNIPEHAAFYFVHSYYVEPGDPELTVFTTEYGIEFTSVAANANVYGIQFHPEKSSALGLRILENFGRLVEKC; encoded by the coding sequence TTGATTGCCATTATTGATTACGGTATGGGCAATTTGCGCAGTGTGGCCAAAGGGTTTGAAAAAACGGGCGTATATGTGGAAGTGACTGCGGACCCGCAGGTGCTCAAAAATGCTTCCGGGGTTGTTTTGCCCGGCGTGGGGGCATTTTCCGATGCTATGCGTAATCTTAAATCCCACGGCCTGGTGGAAGCTATATATGACATAATTAATGCGGGAAAGCCGTTTTTGGGTATTTGCCTGGGATTGCAGTTATTATTTGAGTCCAGTGAGGAATGGGGTACCACCGCCGGGCTGGGTGTGTTCCCCGGCCGGGTGCGGCGCTTGCCGCCCGGGCTAAAAATTCCGCATATGGGTTGGAATACACTGTTCTTTAAAAAGCCCTGTCCGCTTTTCAAAAATATCCCGGAACATGCCGCGTTTTATTTTGTTCATTCCTATTATGTGGAACCCGGCGATCCAGAGTTAACGGTGTTTACCACCGAGTATGGCATAGAATTTACTTCTGTTGCCGCCAACGCCAATGTGTACGGTATACAATTTCACCCGGAAAAAAGCAGTGCCCTTGGCCTGCGCATTTTAGAGAATTTTGGGAGGTTGGTTGAAAAATGTTAA
- the hisB gene encoding imidazoleglycerol-phosphate dehydratase HisB → MGIINARVAEINRETNETCISLQLALDDTGQSTINTGVGFLDHMLHLLAKHGGMQLKLQARGDLAVDAHHTVEDVGICLGQALKKALGDKRGIERYGHVLLPMDEALVAVALDFSGRGWLSFDVPLPAAKVGDFDTELVEEFLRAFAINGALTLHVHLMAGKNTHHIIEAIFKGLGRVLRLAAEVKDPRGGLPSTKGVL, encoded by the coding sequence ATGGGAATAATAAATGCACGCGTTGCGGAAATCAACCGGGAAACAAATGAAACCTGTATATCACTGCAGCTGGCTTTGGATGATACAGGACAATCCACAATAAATACCGGCGTGGGTTTTTTGGATCATATGCTACATCTTTTAGCCAAACACGGTGGTATGCAGCTTAAGCTGCAAGCCCGGGGTGATCTGGCGGTGGATGCTCATCATACCGTGGAGGATGTGGGTATCTGCCTGGGGCAGGCGTTAAAGAAGGCACTGGGGGACAAGCGCGGGATAGAAAGATATGGACACGTGCTGCTGCCCATGGATGAAGCCCTGGTGGCGGTGGCCCTGGATTTCAGCGGCCGGGGCTGGTTATCCTTTGATGTACCGCTTCCCGCCGCCAAAGTGGGTGACTTTGATACCGAACTGGTGGAGGAATTTTTAAGGGCTTTTGCCATCAACGGTGCTTTAACCCTGCACGTGCATTTAATGGCGGGCAAAAACACCCATCATATTATAGAGGCTATATTTAAGGGTTTGGGGCGTGTTTTGCGTTTAGCCGCTGAGGTTAAAGATCCCCGCGGGGGATTGCCTTCCACTAAAGGTGTACTTTAA
- the hisC gene encoding histidinol-phosphate transaminase, which produces MDNQFDPGLLVRERLKELIPYQEVSYPEVIKLNANENPYDFPAEIWRDINEMLGAQSFTRYPDAMAQQLIRELARCYSVGEDNIMVGNGSDELILNLMLTFGAGNRVVIAVPTFSMYGIHARVAGAEIVEVARLEDFGLDVPGIIRAGESAALVVICSPNNPTGNSATVEQVQAILAGCQCPVVVDQAYVEFGGQDFLPLLDSHPNLVILRTFSKAYGLAGLRVGYLFARPRVLQYLFKVKQPFNLNIFSQTAALAVLRCRDIFARQVAEIVRQREALYKAMRQMPGFDVLPSDANYLMFKTCYPAVKIFEGLLERGVLVRNFGDPLLTRYLRVSVGQPEENMIFLHSLQQVIAELGEKD; this is translated from the coding sequence ATGGATAATCAATTTGACCCGGGCTTGCTGGTGCGGGAAAGGCTAAAGGAACTAATCCCGTATCAGGAAGTAAGTTACCCGGAAGTAATTAAACTTAACGCCAATGAAAACCCCTATGATTTTCCTGCAGAAATTTGGCGGGATATTAATGAAATGCTGGGGGCACAGTCCTTCACCCGCTACCCCGATGCTATGGCGCAGCAATTGATACGGGAATTGGCCCGCTGTTACAGCGTGGGTGAGGATAACATCATGGTGGGCAACGGTTCGGATGAATTGATTTTAAATTTAATGCTGACCTTTGGTGCCGGTAACCGGGTGGTTATCGCCGTGCCCACCTTTTCCATGTACGGTATCCATGCCCGGGTGGCCGGAGCTGAAATAGTGGAAGTGGCAAGGCTTGAGGATTTCGGCCTGGATGTGCCGGGCATTATCCGGGCCGGGGAGAGTGCCGCCCTGGTGGTAATTTGTTCACCCAACAACCCCACCGGTAATTCGGCCACGGTGGAACAGGTGCAAGCCATACTAGCCGGTTGCCAGTGCCCGGTGGTGGTGGATCAGGCTTACGTTGAGTTTGGCGGCCAGGATTTCTTACCGCTGCTGGACAGTCACCCCAATCTGGTGATTTTGCGCACTTTTTCCAAAGCTTATGGCCTGGCTGGACTGAGGGTGGGCTATTTATTTGCCCGGCCCCGGGTGCTGCAATATCTCTTTAAAGTCAAGCAACCCTTTAACCTGAATATTTTTTCACAAACGGCCGCGCTGGCTGTGCTTCGGTGCCGGGATATCTTTGCCCGGCAGGTGGCGGAAATAGTTCGGCAAAGGGAGGCTTTATATAAGGCTATGCGGCAAATGCCGGGTTTTGACGTGCTACCTTCCGATGCCAATTACCTGATGTTTAAGACATGTTACCCGGCAGTAAAAATTTTCGAAGGCTTGCTTGAACGGGGTGTGCTGGTGCGCAATTTTGGCGACCCGCTGTTGACAAGGTATTTACGGGTATCTGTGGGACAACCGGAAGAAAATATGATTTTTTTACATTCATTACAGCAGGTTATTGCAGAGCTGGGGGAGAAAGATTGA
- the hisD gene encoding histidinol dehydrogenase, with amino-acid sequence MIRIITSVDKALSELLQNRTVDLEKVENVVKDIVTAVKNGGDEQLCAITNRLDGTKLSPGGLAVGQDEIKAAYQRVGEGFLTALRLAAQNIYRFHDRQRRNSWIDPQPDGTTLGQMVSPLGRVGIYVPGGKASYPSSVLMNAIPAAVAGVRQIVMVTPPDKSGAVNPHTLVAAAEAGVTEIYRVGGAQAVAALAYGTESIARVDKIVGPGNIYVTAAKRQVFGVVDIDMLAGPSEVLIVADDSARPDFVAADMLAQAEHDELASSILVTPVAALAQKVQQQLNKQLARLTRRQVAEKSINERGAIVITATLDEAVQVANAFAPEHLELMVADPYRWLGSVHGAGAVFLGHFSPEPVGDYIAGPNHVLPTGGTARFFSPLNVDTFTKKTSIIGYSSRALAKDGEHVVALANTEGLTAHAASVQHRLAFLAESTGGELSGVTGINGGVSDKTASNHMLPGLPGMPSIRPGFGNLPGRVPKQKWNEVSPLDFNRLNSIPGEGEKC; translated from the coding sequence GTGATTCGCATAATAACGTCAGTGGATAAAGCCCTGTCCGAATTATTGCAGAATAGAACTGTGGATTTGGAAAAAGTCGAAAATGTGGTTAAGGACATTGTTACTGCCGTTAAAAATGGTGGAGATGAACAATTATGCGCCATAACCAACCGTTTGGATGGTACAAAACTGTCACCCGGGGGTCTTGCGGTGGGGCAGGATGAAATAAAGGCCGCTTATCAAAGGGTTGGCGAAGGTTTTTTAACTGCGCTGCGCCTGGCCGCCCAAAATATTTATCGTTTCCATGACCGCCAAAGGCGCAACTCCTGGATAGACCCGCAACCTGACGGCACTACTCTGGGGCAAATGGTTTCACCTCTGGGTAGAGTGGGTATCTATGTGCCCGGTGGTAAGGCATCCTACCCCTCCTCAGTGCTGATGAACGCGATTCCCGCAGCGGTGGCGGGGGTGCGGCAGATAGTGATGGTTACACCGCCGGATAAAAGCGGTGCCGTGAACCCCCACACCCTGGTGGCGGCCGCCGAGGCCGGGGTGACCGAGATTTACCGTGTGGGCGGGGCCCAGGCCGTGGCTGCACTGGCCTACGGAACCGAAAGCATAGCCCGGGTGGATAAAATAGTGGGCCCGGGAAATATTTATGTGACGGCGGCCAAACGGCAGGTTTTCGGTGTGGTGGATATCGATATGCTGGCCGGCCCCAGCGAGGTGCTTATTGTGGCCGATGATTCGGCCAGACCGGATTTTGTGGCTGCGGATATGCTGGCCCAGGCTGAGCATGATGAGCTGGCCTCGTCCATACTGGTAACGCCGGTTGCAGCACTGGCTCAAAAAGTGCAACAGCAGTTGAATAAACAGTTGGCCCGGTTGACACGACGCCAAGTGGCCGAAAAATCAATTAACGAAAGAGGGGCTATTGTCATTACCGCCACTTTGGACGAAGCTGTACAGGTGGCCAATGCATTTGCACCCGAACACTTGGAGCTAATGGTGGCCGATCCCTATCGCTGGCTTGGTTCGGTGCATGGTGCCGGGGCGGTATTCCTGGGGCATTTTTCACCCGAGCCCGTGGGTGACTACATAGCCGGTCCCAACCATGTGCTGCCCACAGGCGGTACGGCCCGGTTTTTCTCCCCCCTTAATGTGGACACCTTTACGAAAAAGACCAGCATAATCGGTTACTCATCCCGGGCGCTGGCTAAAGACGGCGAGCATGTTGTTGCCCTGGCCAATACCGAGGGGCTTACCGCCCACGCAGCCTCGGTGCAGCACAGACTGGCATTTTTGGCGGAAAGCACGGGCGGGGAATTGTCCGGTGTCACCGGCATTAACGGTGGTGTTAGCGATAAAACCGCAAGCAATCACATGCTGCCTGGTTTGCCGGGTATGCCCTCAATCAGACCTGGTTTTGGCAACCTGCCGGGGCGGGTGCCAAAGCAAAAATGGAATGAAGTTTCGCCACTTGATTTTAACCGTCTGAACAGTATCCCGGGGGAAGGGGAAAAATGCTGA
- a CDS encoding YerC/YecD family TrpR-related protein — MAYTGKLRDPLLNQLFEAILQLKDTDECYQFFEDICTVTEIKTMAQRLEVARMLQGNYTYGEIASRTGASTATISRVKRSLNYGADGYKTVLNRLKTAQAEASDVKI; from the coding sequence GTGGCTTACACCGGAAAATTGCGTGATCCTTTGTTGAATCAACTTTTTGAAGCCATTCTACAACTTAAGGACACCGATGAATGTTATCAATTTTTTGAGGATATCTGTACCGTCACCGAAATTAAAACAATGGCCCAGCGACTGGAGGTGGCCAGAATGCTGCAGGGCAACTATACTTACGGTGAAATTGCCTCACGAACCGGAGCCAGCACGGCCACCATCAGCAGGGTCAAGAGATCCCTGAATTATGGCGCGGATGGTTACAAAACTGTGCTGAACAGGTTAAAAACAGCCCAGGCTGAAGCCAGTGACGTTAAAATTTAG
- the purD gene encoding phosphoribosylamine--glycine ligase, which yields MKVLIVGGGGREHALAWKINQSSRVKKIFCAPGNAGIAQLAECVDIKDSNIPAIVDLVRQEKIDLTVVGPEAPLVAGLVDILEKEGYPVFGPRRRAAEIEGSKVLAKDIMYKYGIPTARYAVFDNAQKARDYIKQLSGPCVVKADGLAAGKGVIVAGDEQTALAAVNDIMESKVFGAAGNRVVVEECLQGEEVSLLAFTDGEHVVPMLAAQDHKQVYDNDTGPNTGGMGAYAPAPVLTPELTQQVLEKVMIPAVRGMAAEDRPYRGVLYAGLMMTEQGPQVLEFNARFGDPETQPLLMMLESDLVDVMEALLAGELNKVNLRWYDGACVCVVLASGGYPGPYGKGEVITGLADLPPNVVAFHAGTAYKGGQVVTAGGRVLGITARAAGIPEAIELAYQGVSRVKFNGMHYRRDIGKKAISR from the coding sequence ATGAAAGTTTTAATTGTGGGGGGCGGCGGTAGAGAACACGCGCTGGCCTGGAAAATTAATCAGAGTTCCCGGGTAAAAAAAATATTCTGCGCGCCGGGTAATGCCGGTATTGCCCAACTGGCAGAATGCGTGGATATTAAAGACAGCAATATACCGGCCATCGTTGACCTGGTACGGCAGGAGAAAATTGATTTGACCGTTGTAGGTCCCGAGGCGCCGCTGGTGGCCGGTTTGGTGGATATTTTGGAAAAGGAAGGCTACCCTGTATTCGGCCCCAGGCGGCGGGCGGCGGAAATAGAGGGCAGCAAAGTACTGGCCAAGGATATCATGTATAAGTATGGTATACCCACAGCCCGGTACGCTGTTTTTGATAATGCACAAAAGGCCAGGGATTATATTAAACAGTTGAGTGGCCCCTGTGTGGTCAAAGCTGACGGCCTGGCCGCCGGTAAAGGTGTGATTGTGGCCGGGGATGAACAAACCGCACTGGCTGCGGTAAATGACATTATGGAAAGCAAAGTATTTGGCGCTGCGGGAAACCGGGTTGTGGTGGAAGAATGTTTGCAGGGGGAAGAGGTCAGTCTGCTGGCCTTCACCGATGGCGAGCATGTGGTGCCCATGCTGGCAGCCCAGGACCATAAGCAAGTGTATGACAATGATACAGGGCCCAATACCGGCGGTATGGGGGCTTATGCGCCGGCACCTGTTTTGACTCCGGAACTCACTCAGCAGGTGTTGGAAAAGGTGATGATCCCTGCGGTGCGCGGCATGGCTGCCGAAGATCGCCCTTACCGGGGAGTGCTGTACGCCGGGTTGATGATGACGGAGCAAGGCCCACAGGTTTTGGAGTTTAATGCCCGGTTTGGCGACCCTGAGACCCAACCACTGCTTATGATGCTGGAATCGGATTTGGTTGATGTGATGGAAGCACTACTGGCGGGCGAATTAAACAAAGTGAACCTGCGCTGGTATGACGGCGCCTGTGTTTGTGTGGTGCTGGCCTCCGGCGGGTATCCCGGGCCGTACGGCAAAGGCGAAGTTATCACCGGTCTGGCCGATTTGCCCCCGAATGTAGTGGCTTTCCATGCGGGTACGGCATATAAAGGCGGCCAGGTGGTTACTGCGGGCGGCCGGGTATTGGGCATAACCGCCAGGGCCGCTGGAATTCCCGAGGCCATTGAACTGGCTTACCAGGGTGTATCCCGGGTGAAGTTTAACGGTATGCATTACCGCAGAGATATAGGAAAAAAGGCTATCAGCAGATAG
- the purH gene encoding bifunctional phosphoribosylaminoimidazolecarboxamide formyltransferase/IMP cyclohydrolase, protein MTINRALISVSDKSGLEEFARGLVQAGVEIVSTGGTAKALRGAGIPVTYITEVTGFPEILDGRVKTLHPNVHGGILAMRTESHLKQLQEQDITPIDLVVVNLYPFKETVAKPGVTLEEAIENIDIGGPTMVRAAAKNYRYVLVVVSPQRYPEVLAAVQKGTIDEQFRLELAKEAFAHTASYDTAISAYLAGLDQPAGDFPAVWEKKYELVQTLRYGENPHQQAAFYRDSSVTGACVANAVQLHGKELSYNNILDINAAFEAVKEFSGTTAVIVKHNNPCGVASAGNLVDAYRMAYDGDPVSAFGGIVAFNAPVDVDTAREMNKIFLEAVIAPDYDDEALAVLKEKENLRILKTGPLAGPTTDRFDVRKVNGGLLVQDFDRGVVDTEKIKVVTKRAPSEAEMDDLLFAMAVVKHVKSNAIVVVKDKKVLGVGAGQMNRVTSARIALGQAGDAARGAVLASDAFFPFSDTLEEAVAAGIAAVIQPGGSVRDAESVAVADEHDIAMVFTGMRHFRH, encoded by the coding sequence ATGACAATAAATCGTGCGCTGATTAGCGTATCGGATAAGTCCGGGCTGGAGGAATTCGCCCGGGGTCTGGTGCAGGCCGGAGTGGAGATAGTTTCCACCGGCGGTACCGCCAAGGCGCTGCGCGGGGCCGGTATACCCGTCACTTACATAACTGAAGTTACCGGCTTTCCGGAAATACTGGACGGGCGGGTGAAAACCCTGCATCCCAATGTGCACGGGGGAATTTTAGCCATGCGCACTGAGTCGCATTTAAAACAATTACAGGAACAGGATATTACACCCATTGATCTTGTGGTGGTAAACCTTTATCCATTTAAAGAAACGGTGGCCAAGCCCGGGGTCACATTGGAAGAGGCCATTGAAAATATTGATATCGGTGGGCCCACCATGGTGCGCGCGGCGGCCAAAAACTACCGGTATGTGCTGGTGGTGGTAAGCCCGCAGCGCTATCCCGAGGTGCTGGCAGCCGTACAAAAGGGCACCATTGATGAACAGTTTCGCCTGGAACTGGCCAAGGAGGCCTTTGCCCATACCGCATCCTACGATACCGCCATTTCGGCTTACCTGGCCGGTCTCGACCAGCCGGCCGGTGACTTCCCCGCCGTATGGGAGAAAAAATATGAACTGGTGCAAACACTGCGCTACGGCGAAAATCCCCACCAGCAGGCGGCCTTTTACCGTGATTCATCGGTAACCGGGGCCTGCGTGGCCAACGCTGTACAACTACATGGTAAAGAACTTTCCTACAACAATATACTGGATATCAATGCTGCCTTTGAGGCGGTGAAGGAATTCAGCGGCACAACGGCTGTAATAGTCAAGCACAATAACCCGTGCGGCGTTGCCAGTGCCGGTAATCTGGTTGATGCTTACAGGATGGCTTACGATGGAGATCCCGTGTCGGCATTCGGCGGTATCGTGGCCTTTAACGCCCCGGTGGATGTGGATACGGCCCGGGAAATGAATAAAATATTCCTGGAGGCGGTTATTGCGCCGGATTATGATGATGAGGCCCTGGCTGTGTTAAAAGAAAAGGAAAACCTGCGCATTTTAAAAACCGGGCCGCTTGCCGGTCCCACAACCGACCGTTTTGATGTGCGCAAAGTTAACGGGGGCCTGCTGGTGCAGGACTTTGACCGGGGTGTGGTGGATACCGAAAAAATTAAAGTTGTTACCAAGCGTGCCCCTTCCGAGGCCGAAATGGACGATTTGCTTTTTGCCATGGCTGTGGTTAAACACGTTAAATCCAACGCCATTGTGGTGGTTAAGGATAAGAAGGTGCTGGGCGTAGGGGCCGGGCAGATGAACCGGGTCACTTCGGCCCGTATTGCACTGGGACAAGCCGGTGACGCGGCCCGGGGGGCAGTGCTGGCTTCGGATGCCTTTTTCCCGTTTTCGGATACCCTGGAGGAAGCTGTGGCAGCAGGTATTGCTGCGGTTATTCAACCCGGCGGCTCAGTGCGCGATGCCGAGTCCGTTGCCGTAGCCGATGAGCACGATATAGCCATGGTATTTACGGGTATGCGTCATTTCCGGCACTAA
- the purN gene encoding phosphoribosylglycinamide formyltransferase has protein sequence MEKKNIGVLASGRGSNLQSIMDACAAGRIPARVAVVISNNKDAYALERARQAGIAAVAVNTGDYPDKAEYEKYIVDILKEHNVHLVCLAGYMRLVGKTLLEAFPGRVMNIHPALLPAFPGLHGQEQAWRYGVKYSGCTVHFVDEGMDTGPIILQAVVPVHDDDTADTLAARILEQEHRIYPEAINLYCTGKLVVEGRKVRILK, from the coding sequence ATGGAGAAAAAAAATATCGGTGTACTTGCCTCGGGGCGGGGTTCCAACTTGCAATCCATAATGGATGCTTGTGCGGCAGGTCGCATACCGGCCCGGGTGGCGGTGGTGATCAGCAATAACAAGGATGCCTATGCCCTTGAAAGGGCCCGGCAGGCCGGTATTGCCGCGGTGGCGGTAAACACCGGTGACTACCCGGACAAGGCGGAGTATGAGAAATATATTGTTGACATTCTAAAAGAACATAATGTGCACCTGGTGTGCCTGGCCGGATACATGCGTTTGGTAGGAAAGACACTGCTGGAGGCATTTCCCGGGCGGGTAATGAATATCCATCCTGCTCTATTACCCGCCTTTCCGGGGCTGCACGGGCAGGAGCAAGCCTGGCGCTACGGGGTTAAATACAGCGGCTGCACTGTACACTTCGTGGACGAAGGTATGGATACAGGACCCATTATACTGCAGGCCGTGGTGCCGGTCCACGATGACGATACCGCAGATACCCTGGCAGCGCGCATCCTGGAGCAGGAACACCGGATTTACCCCGAAGCAATTAACCTCTACTGCACTGGCAAGCTGGTGGTAGAGGGAAGAAAAGTGCGCATACTGAAGTAA
- the purM gene encoding phosphoribosylformylglycinamidine cyclo-ligase, with translation MLEQKQKTITYADAGVDIDAGNRAVALMKKSVQSTWRPEVLTGIGGFGGLFALDTTKYREPVLVSGTDGVGTKLRVAFLTGIHNTIGIDAVAMCVNDILTLGAQPLFFLDYLAVGKLKPEQVADIVSGVAEGCRQSGCALIGGETAEMPDFYGAGEYDIAGFAVGVVDKNKIIDGSTIAPGDVLVGLPASGLHSNGYSLARRVLLDKAGYQVDQVHPLLGCSVGEEMLRPTRIYVSAVLPLLNKFEIKGLAHITGGGLVENIPRILPGGTAVQIDTGTWEVPAVFKVIAQEGPVDSGEMYRVFNMGLGMVLVVPAARAGDVVADLKSRGEDARVIGEVIPGDGRVHLT, from the coding sequence GTGTTGGAACAGAAACAAAAAACAATTACTTATGCGGATGCGGGTGTCGATATTGATGCCGGTAACCGGGCCGTAGCTTTGATGAAAAAATCGGTGCAAAGCACCTGGCGCCCCGAAGTGCTCACGGGTATCGGGGGTTTTGGCGGGCTGTTTGCCCTGGATACCACCAAATACCGCGAGCCCGTGCTGGTATCCGGTACCGACGGAGTGGGTACCAAGCTGCGGGTGGCTTTTTTGACCGGTATACATAACACCATTGGTATTGATGCCGTGGCCATGTGCGTCAACGATATCCTTACCCTTGGTGCCCAGCCGCTATTTTTCCTGGATTACCTGGCCGTGGGCAAGCTGAAGCCCGAGCAGGTGGCGGATATCGTATCCGGGGTGGCCGAAGGCTGCCGCCAATCGGGCTGTGCCCTGATTGGCGGGGAAACTGCTGAAATGCCTGATTTTTACGGGGCTGGAGAATATGACATTGCCGGCTTTGCGGTGGGTGTGGTGGACAAAAACAAAATTATCGACGGCAGCACCATTGCGCCTGGGGATGTACTGGTGGGCTTGCCTGCCTCGGGTTTGCACAGCAATGGTTATTCACTGGCTAGACGCGTGTTGCTGGATAAGGCCGGGTATCAAGTGGACCAGGTGCACCCTTTACTGGGTTGTTCCGTGGGCGAAGAAATGCTGCGCCCAACCAGGATATATGTTTCAGCCGTGCTACCGCTACTGAATAAGTTTGAAATAAAAGGGCTGGCCCATATCACCGGGGGCGGTCTGGTGGAAAACATACCTCGTATACTGCCCGGTGGGACGGCGGTGCAAATAGATACCGGTACCTGGGAAGTGCCGGCCGTATTCAAGGTTATTGCCCAAGAAGGGCCGGTGGATAGCGGTGAAATGTACAGGGTATTTAATATGGGCCTTGGTATGGTGCTGGTGGTACCTGCCGCCCGGGCCGGAGATGTGGTTGCCGACCTTAAATCCCGCGGCGAGGATGCCCGGGTGATCGGCGAGGTTATCCCGGGTGATGGCCGGGTGCATCTTACTTAA